The Methanococcus voltae PS genome segment TTTCTGATAACTTAGCATATTTTGGAACCAAGAAACCCATATAATATTCATCATTTAGTGCTAATTTTGTAAATTTTGGACTATAATGACCCCCACCAAGTCCTACAGCTCTTTTTAATGGTTTTTGCTCGTTTTTTAGCAATATTTTCAACGTATTATCTAGTGCATTAGCAACTATGACTGCAGGGTCTTTCATCTGCCACTGTTCCTCGGTACTACCTATTTCTACGAATACACAAGGTGCGTCTAAATCCGTAGGACCGTGATGTAATACTTCAAAGCTAACTTCGAAATCTATTTCTTCGCCAGTTTTTTCATTGATACATTTCTTATTGTATTCATTTATCTTTTGCAGAAGAATTGTATTTAATTCAGGTATACAGTGTGGTATTTCTTCGGGATTTCCACCATGGGAGTTATCTTCTGTAAGGTTACCTTGTGTATGAACGGTAAGTGTTGGTTTACCTGTAGCACTAGCGTGTTTGGATAAAAATATATAACACTCTGCAGTTGGGTAGGAACTTTTATCAGTTCGTGTTGTTCTTTCATCAATTTCAAAAACTTCATAACCTTTTTTTTCCATTTCTTCTTTTAAATTTTGACTCGCAGGGTCTTGTTTTGACGAAATCAATAAATACTTTTTAATGTCAAATTTTTTGGACATTTTAGGCATTTTAGGCATGCTAGTTTCATTACTTAATGTATTCATTTTATTCATAATATCACAAATATTTTTAATTACTCGATTTTTTAATCTTTCAATTTTTAACTTTAATTAAATTTAATTAATATATCTTTGAAAACTATATAAATATTTAGATAAAATTTAAATAATTAAATCCTCTAATCGATATATGATAAGAATACAAATAATAAATTATTAATTTAACTTAACTTAGTAAATTTGGTGAATATAATGAATGATAACAAACAAGAACAACCCTGTAGTAAAAGAAAAATAATTTTATTTGATTTAGATAGTACCTTAGTAGACTGCGAAGTAATCGACGAATTAGGGAGACTTAATAACGTTGAAAAAGAAGTCGAACAAATAACAAAGGACGCAATGGATGGAAAATTAGAATTTGAACAAGCTCTTGAAAAAAGAGTAGAATTGTTAAAGGGATTGTCCGAAACACAAATTTTAGAGTTTTTAGAAAGTATACAATTAATGAATGGGGCAAGAGAGACACTTTCTAAATTAAAGGAACATGGATATATAACAGGAGTTGTAAGTGGCGGTTTTACATTTGCAACATCGAGAGTAAAAGATTTATTAGGATTGGATTATCATTTTGCTAATGAATTAGTTTATAAAGACGGGATACTTACTGGAGAAGTTATAAAAAACGTTTCAAGTAGACTGGCTAAAGGGGAAATATTGGCAAAAATCGCGGAAAAAGAAAACATAGATTTAAAAGACACCGTGGTAGTTGGCGATGGAGCAAATGACATCAGTATGTTTAATATTGCAGGTTTAGGAATCGCATTCTGTGCAAAACCTGTTTTAAAAGATATTGCAGACTACTGTATTGACGAAAAAGATTTAAGTCATATCTTAAAAATTTTAAAAATAGAATAATTAATTTTATTTAATTTATATTTTAATTTTTCATATTATTTTTTATTATTTTATTATTTTATTTTAATTTTTTAAATGGTCTTCAATATTGAAATATTCATCAATTTCCATAATTGGCTTACTATTATGGATTATATAGTATTTTCTTTGAGGCAATTCTTCCCGAATAGGATTTAATAAATTTTTAGCATCTTCAGGTATTTCTGAAACGCTAATCTTTTCGATTTCTCTACGGGTTTCTAAGTTATGAATTTTTAGAATTTTGCCGATTGGTATGTCTGCAGAAAGGAGGTCTTTTTTAACGCTTTCTCGTATATAATAGTCTTCAATATTGATTAATGGGGTTTTTGACGTGGCGTATATCAAAGGTACTTCATTAACATAGAGGGCAACTGCCCTATGATTAACATTATCGATTATTTCTTGATAAACGGTTTTTACAACAACCTTACCTTCAAAAATGATTTCTAATAAGTTAGTAATGCTTCCGTCAGTACCGAGTAATATTTTTTCAACATCGGACAATCCATGCTGTTCTTTAAGTTCTGAAATAACTTTGTAGGGTTTAATATTGACCATACATTCACCAGTAATTAATTTTTATATTAGTTTTATTTTTTTATTTTTTATTTTTACACTATTTTAATAAGTTATTAGTTCATCTAATATATTAGTTTTTATTTGATTTGAACATTAAAATAATATTAAAAATGATAAAAACATGTTAAACTATTTTAAAAATTTAAAAAAGATATTAAGTTAATTTAATTATTTAATTCCCATAAGTTTCCTTAGTAACATTGATGTACCCATTGAACAAAGTATGTACCAGCCTAACCAGCCCAAAACAGTTCCTGAAATTATTTCGAAACCGCCTCTGTAGAATATTCCACCAATCCAGTGCCATATATCAATGAATAAGATTTTTGAAATAATAACTGGTAATTCAACGATTGCACCATTCCACGCAGGATTTGCCAAATGGTAAACACCGTTTACATCGAATACGTACCTTAAATAAGCAAATATCGCAATAATTGGAACCCATGTATATATCATAGGCTTGAAACTCATTTTCATCATTTCCATCTGAGTGCCCATCATTTCCATCTGTTCCTTTTGTAATTCTTGCATTCTTTCAGGGTCTCTTCCTGCAGCTTTTGCTTTTTTCTGGAAAGCTTGCATTTCTTCTTTTATTTCAGCCATCCTATCCTGATTAACCAAAAATTTAGTTGCTAAGTTAATTATAAAAGATACTATGAATGCAGTTGCTAAAATAAATAGTGCTGGGTCCATACTATTTACTAAAGGCAAAAATACGACATTCATTGCCCCAATAAACGCATTCCATATAGTATCAAAAATCGAAGTAATAAATTCAAACATACTTTTCCTCATTGTAAATTTTATAAATTTAATTTGTTTTACTTAATATTAGATTCTATTAGATTTTATTAGATATTATCATATTCTATAGACTCTAATTTTAAATTTTAAATTATCTTAAATTTAAATTATCTCAAACATAAACTGCCTATAACTGTTAATTGTTTAATGATATTAAACTTTTTATTATATTTATAGATTTTGAATTACAATATCGTAATCCTGTTATAAATTCATATTATAAAATAGAAATTATGGTTAAAAAATATAATTGTATATATAATTTATATATACGTTATATAATTTATATAATTTATATAATTATATAAATTAATGTATTGAAATTATCTTACTTCTTTTAGAATATAATTCAGAACGTATTTCTGTTATCAATCCCATATTAACGGCTTCGTCAGGATTGAGTGTAGTTCTTTCAAGCATGAATTCTTGAATTTGTGAGGCTTCTAGATTACTATTGGTGGATATAACCTTTGAAATGTT includes the following:
- a CDS encoding DUF106 domain-containing protein; translation: MFDTIWNAFIGAMNVVFLPLVNSMDPALFILATAFIVSFIINLATKFLVNQDRMAEIKEEMQAFQKKAKAAGRDPERMQELQKEQMEMMGTQMEMMKMSFKPMIYTWVPIIAIFAYLRYVFDVNGVYHLANPAWNGAIVELPVIISKILFIDIWHWIGGIFYRGGFEIISGTVLGWLGWYILCSMGTSMLLRKLMGIK
- the serB gene encoding phosphoserine phosphatase SerB, whose amino-acid sequence is MNDNKQEQPCSKRKIILFDLDSTLVDCEVIDELGRLNNVEKEVEQITKDAMDGKLEFEQALEKRVELLKGLSETQILEFLESIQLMNGARETLSKLKEHGYITGVVSGGFTFATSRVKDLLGLDYHFANELVYKDGILTGEVIKNVSSRLAKGEILAKIAEKENIDLKDTVVVGDGANDISMFNIAGLGIAFCAKPVLKDIADYCIDEKDLSHILKILKIE
- a CDS encoding chorismate--pyruvate lyase family protein, whose product is MVNIKPYKVISELKEQHGLSDVEKILLGTDGSITNLLEIIFEGKVVVKTVYQEIIDNVNHRAVALYVNEVPLIYATSKTPLINIEDYYIRESVKKDLLSADIPIGKILKIHNLETRREIEKISVSEIPEDAKNLLNPIREELPQRKYYIIHNSKPIMEIDEYFNIEDHLKN
- a CDS encoding D-aminoacyl-tRNA deacylase, with amino-acid sequence MSKKFDIKKYLLISSKQDPASQNLKEEMEKKGYEVFEIDERTTRTDKSSYPTAECYIFLSKHASATGKPTLTVHTQGNLTEDNSHGGNPEEIPHCIPELNTILLQKINEYNKKCINEKTGEEIDFEVSFEVLHHGPTDLDAPCVFVEIGSTEEQWQMKDPAVIVANALDNTLKILLKNEQKPLKRAVGLGGGHYSPKFTKLALNDEYYMGFLVPKYAKLSENMFMQLLTKQPVDIVLIDWKGLYGEDKRRYIQWLEELGIEWSRI